From a single Sphingosinicellaceae bacterium genomic region:
- a CDS encoding succinate dehydrogenase assembly factor 2 gives MPDSTDVPALDVLDFRRRRAKFRAWHRGTREADLMIGGFSDRYLDGWGAADLDWFEAILEETDVDVMAWAIGTQVAPARYEGPQLNALRQLDYIAKAMR, from the coding sequence ATGCCCGACTCGACCGACGTGCCAGCCCTCGATGTTCTCGACTTCCGCCGCCGGAGGGCGAAGTTCCGCGCCTGGCACCGGGGCACGCGCGAGGCGGACCTGATGATCGGGGGCTTCTCGGACCGCTACCTCGACGGCTGGGGTGCCGCCGATCTCGACTGGTTCGAGGCAATCCTCGAGGAGACCGACGTCGACGTGATGGCGTGGGCGATCGGGACGCAGGTCGCGCCGGCGCGCTACGAGGGACCGCAGCTCAACGCGCTGCGCCAGCTCGACTACATCGCCAAGGCCATGCGTTGA
- a CDS encoding error-prone DNA polymerase has translation MVATRRLRVTAGYAELGAMSNFSFLEGASHPGQLIEQAAAIGLDAVGIADRNTLAGVVRAHKAAKENGLRLLVGCRLAFIDGTELMVFPRDRAAYGRLCRLLSQGKTETIQAAPPERRIVALQIPPAGPPPKRFTKGETLLDFEQAALLGEGLVALVPAPDHDDPVFASRLADWRRRWPDTLYLAVAPRYRGDDRARIARFASLARTAEAPMVACNAVLYHHPDQCRLQDVLTCIRHGTTIDAAGFLLQANAERHFKPPQEMGRLFAGHEAALARTLEIVRACTFSLNDLRYEYPDEPVPPGMSAWRYLAELTRQGAAQRWSKGVPPAVRVTLRKELRMIYRLKYTHYFITVHDIVAWARAQKPPILCQGRGSSANSIVCYCLFITGVDPTKQDLLIERFISQERSEPPDIDVDFEHERREEVMQYVYDRYGRDRAAIVATVIHYRPRSAIRDVGKALGLTEDVTARLANTVWGSFGTEIAEGHVDHSGLDRTDPRLELALNLTAQLIKFPRHLSQHVGGFVLTKGPLVDTVPVGNGAMEKRTFTEWDKDDIDELGMMKVDILALGMLTALRRGLDMLAETYGLRDADGNRLELARIGEKSRKRVFAMLQRADSLGVFQVESRAQMSMLPRLRPTSFYDLVVEVAIVRPGPIQGKMVHPYLRNRLLRRQAEARGEVFEIDFPAPSPEHGKPDELAGILGKTLGVPLFQEQAMRLAMVAAEFTGEEANGLRRAMATFRHMGNVGDYERKLIDGMTRRGYPREFAENCFGQIKGFGEYGFPESHAASFAHLVYASSWLKCDWPDVFAAALLNSQPMGFYAPAQIVRDAREHGIEVRPVDVAASGWDCSLERRGQRRRRAVRLGFRMISGFRRVWADAIVAARVAVPFNSLDDLARRAALPPAALDKLAGADALGGLDLGRRQGLWAAKGVPRPVSAPLFDYAGLDEGDGVPPAALPKLSASEEVVGDYQSIRLSLKGHPVAFLRERLAAVGAVPAIDLPGIRDGRRIKVGGVVLVRQRPGTAKGVVFLTIEDETGTANIVVWRTLFEAQRPIVMGARMVLIHGRIQRGEADDGGVTHIVADRFEDWTPALGNLDMRVQDEVRAVSGRGQHPRNIRILPPSRDFH, from the coding sequence ATGGTGGCTACACGGCGTCTTCGCGTGACCGCAGGTTATGCCGAACTCGGCGCGATGAGCAATTTCAGCTTTTTGGAAGGCGCGTCGCATCCGGGACAGTTAATCGAGCAGGCCGCCGCGATCGGCCTCGACGCGGTCGGGATCGCTGACCGCAACACGCTGGCGGGCGTCGTCCGCGCCCACAAGGCGGCGAAGGAGAACGGGCTGCGTTTGCTGGTCGGGTGCCGGCTGGCCTTTATCGATGGCACGGAGCTTATGGTCTTCCCGCGCGACCGTGCCGCTTATGGACGGCTGTGTCGGCTGTTGTCGCAGGGCAAGACCGAAACCATCCAGGCCGCCCCTCCCGAGCGTCGTATCGTGGCGCTCCAGATTCCGCCCGCCGGGCCCCCGCCCAAGCGCTTCACCAAGGGCGAGACGCTGCTCGATTTCGAGCAGGCGGCATTGCTCGGCGAAGGGTTGGTGGCGTTGGTACCGGCCCCCGACCACGACGATCCGGTGTTCGCGTCGCGGCTCGCCGATTGGCGGCGGCGGTGGCCGGATACGCTCTATCTGGCGGTTGCCCCTCGTTACCGCGGCGACGACCGCGCCCGGATCGCGCGCTTCGCGTCGCTGGCCCGGACCGCCGAGGCACCGATGGTCGCTTGCAACGCCGTGCTTTACCACCACCCCGACCAATGTCGTCTGCAGGACGTGCTGACTTGCATCCGGCATGGCACGACCATCGATGCGGCGGGCTTCCTGCTGCAGGCCAATGCCGAACGCCACTTCAAGCCTCCGCAGGAAATGGGGCGGCTGTTCGCAGGCCACGAGGCGGCGCTGGCGCGGACGCTCGAGATCGTGCGCGCCTGTACGTTCTCGCTCAACGACCTGCGGTACGAATACCCTGACGAGCCGGTCCCACCGGGCATGTCGGCATGGCGCTATCTGGCGGAATTGACCCGCCAAGGCGCGGCGCAGCGCTGGTCCAAGGGTGTGCCGCCTGCGGTTAGAGTGACGCTCCGGAAAGAGCTGCGGATGATCTACCGGCTCAAATACACCCATTATTTCATCACTGTGCACGACATCGTCGCGTGGGCGCGGGCGCAGAAGCCGCCGATCCTGTGTCAGGGCCGGGGGTCTTCGGCGAACTCGATCGTCTGCTATTGCCTGTTCATCACCGGGGTCGACCCGACGAAGCAGGACCTGCTGATCGAGCGCTTCATCTCGCAGGAACGCAGCGAGCCGCCCGACATCGACGTCGATTTCGAGCACGAGCGCCGCGAGGAAGTGATGCAATACGTCTACGATCGCTATGGCCGCGACCGTGCCGCGATCGTCGCGACGGTCATTCACTACCGCCCGCGCTCGGCAATCCGCGACGTCGGCAAGGCGCTCGGGCTGACCGAGGACGTGACGGCACGGTTGGCGAACACCGTCTGGGGTTCGTTCGGCACAGAGATCGCGGAAGGGCACGTCGATCACTCCGGACTCGACCGCACCGATCCACGCCTTGAGCTCGCGCTTAACCTGACCGCGCAGCTCATCAAGTTTCCGCGCCACTTGTCCCAGCATGTCGGCGGTTTCGTGCTGACCAAGGGGCCGCTGGTGGACACCGTTCCGGTCGGCAACGGGGCGATGGAGAAGCGTACGTTCACCGAGTGGGACAAGGACGACATTGACGAACTTGGGATGATGAAGGTCGACATCCTGGCGCTGGGGATGTTGACGGCGCTGCGGCGCGGCCTCGACATGCTCGCCGAAACCTATGGCCTCCGGGATGCCGACGGCAACCGGCTCGAACTCGCGCGGATCGGCGAGAAATCGCGAAAGCGCGTCTTCGCGATGCTCCAGCGCGCCGACTCGCTTGGTGTGTTCCAGGTCGAGAGCCGGGCACAGATGTCGATGCTGCCGCGGCTGCGACCGACCAGCTTCTACGATCTTGTGGTCGAGGTGGCGATCGTCCGTCCTGGGCCGATCCAGGGCAAGATGGTGCATCCTTACCTCAGGAATCGCTTGCTGAGACGGCAGGCAGAGGCGCGCGGCGAGGTCTTCGAGATCGACTTCCCGGCACCGTCGCCCGAGCACGGCAAGCCCGACGAACTGGCCGGCATCCTCGGCAAGACCCTCGGCGTGCCGCTGTTCCAGGAACAGGCGATGCGGCTGGCGATGGTCGCGGCCGAGTTCACTGGCGAGGAAGCCAACGGACTGCGCCGCGCGATGGCGACCTTCCGGCACATGGGCAACGTCGGCGACTACGAGCGCAAGCTGATCGACGGCATGACCCGACGCGGCTATCCGCGCGAATTCGCCGAGAACTGCTTCGGCCAGATCAAGGGGTTCGGCGAGTACGGCTTCCCGGAGAGCCACGCGGCGTCGTTCGCGCACCTGGTCTATGCGTCGTCGTGGCTGAAGTGCGACTGGCCGGACGTGTTCGCGGCGGCGTTGCTCAACAGCCAGCCGATGGGGTTCTATGCGCCGGCGCAGATCGTCCGCGATGCGCGCGAGCACGGTATCGAGGTGCGGCCTGTCGATGTCGCTGCGAGCGGCTGGGACTGCAGCCTCGAACGGCGTGGGCAGCGGCGGCGGCGGGCGGTGCGATTGGGGTTCCGGATGATCTCCGGGTTCCGGCGGGTGTGGGCGGATGCGATCGTGGCGGCGCGTGTGGCGGTGCCGTTCAACAGCCTCGACGACCTTGCGCGGCGAGCGGCGCTGCCCCCTGCCGCGCTCGACAAGCTGGCGGGGGCGGATGCGCTCGGCGGGCTCGATCTTGGGCGGCGGCAGGGGCTGTGGGCGGCGAAGGGCGTGCCGCGGCCGGTGTCGGCGCCGCTGTTCGACTATGCCGGACTCGACGAGGGTGACGGCGTGCCGCCCGCGGCGCTGCCCAAGCTGAGCGCCAGCGAGGAGGTCGTCGGGGACTACCAGAGCATCCGGCTGTCCCTGAAGGGCCACCCCGTCGCCTTCCTGCGCGAACGGCTCGCAGCGGTCGGCGCAGTCCCCGCCATCGACCTGCCCGGCATCCGCGACGGGCGGCGGATCAAGGTCGGCGGCGTCGTGCTGGTCCGGCAACGACCCGGCACCGCCAAGGGCGTCGTCTTCCTGACCATCGAGGACGAGACCGGCACCGCCAACATCGTCGTCTGGCGGACCTTGTTCGAGGCCCAGCGCCCGATCGTCATGGGCGCGCGCATGGTCCTGATCCACGGCCGCATCCAGCGCGGCGAGGCCGACGACGGCGGTGTCACGCACATCGTCGCCGACCGCTTCGAGGACTGGACGCCGGCGCTCGGCAACCTCGACATGCGCGTCCAGGACGAGGTCCGGGCCGTCTCTGGGCGCGGCCAGCACCCTCGCAACATACGTATCCTGCCGCCGTCACGGGACTTCCACTAG
- a CDS encoding DNA polymerase Y family protein, protein MASLWFPDWPLTVYARAHGAPPDDTPFALVERGAHGVVLTAINPAARALGLRIGQRHADASAMVPGLLTKPAQPDEDARALAALALWCIRWSPSVAVDAPDGAFIDCGGSAHLFGGDDGLVADIVRRLTAAGIDVRVAVAATPGAAWAAARFSDRPRTVLGDDLATAAAGWPLAALRLEPATRTAAGMLGLKVVGDLYAMPRAGLARRFRGDLGLGVVERLDQLLGVAGEALDMVEVPASHVVRAVFAEPVTEIAGVAARLPAMLDDLAAQLARSGLGATGLRLTGCRIDGCVTSIGVRMGASRDTRLWRRLIDTAGLEHLDLGFGIDALVLAASGTGIVAEADRALQDEETTRESLSELIDRLSARLRRGAVRVARGEASWLPERAERWHPAQGSRLDQVGPSDPSAIPRPLIILDPPEIIEATALVPHGAPVQFRWRRLVRRVARVEGPERIAPEWWRGPPSARTRDYYRVEDTEGQRFWLFREGLYDSGDTIDATPPAWWLHGVFA, encoded by the coding sequence GTGGCTTCGCTGTGGTTCCCGGACTGGCCGCTGACCGTCTACGCCCGAGCACACGGCGCGCCGCCTGACGACACGCCCTTTGCGCTGGTCGAGCGTGGTGCCCACGGGGTCGTGCTGACGGCGATCAACCCGGCCGCCCGCGCGCTGGGGCTTCGTATCGGCCAGCGACATGCCGACGCCTCAGCGATGGTGCCGGGGCTGCTGACCAAGCCCGCGCAGCCCGACGAGGACGCACGGGCGCTGGCGGCGTTGGCTTTGTGGTGCATTCGCTGGTCACCGAGCGTCGCCGTCGATGCCCCCGACGGGGCCTTCATCGATTGCGGCGGCAGCGCACACCTGTTCGGCGGCGACGATGGGCTGGTCGCCGACATCGTTCGCAGACTTACGGCCGCCGGTATCGACGTACGGGTTGCGGTCGCCGCTACGCCGGGTGCCGCGTGGGCGGCGGCGCGGTTCTCGGACAGGCCCAGGACTGTGCTTGGCGACGACCTCGCGACCGCCGCTGCAGGGTGGCCGCTGGCGGCGTTGCGGCTCGAACCCGCGACCCGGACTGCCGCCGGGATGCTGGGCTTGAAGGTCGTCGGCGACCTGTATGCTATGCCGCGCGCCGGTCTGGCGCGGCGGTTTCGCGGCGATCTCGGCCTCGGCGTCGTCGAGCGCCTCGACCAGTTGCTTGGCGTCGCCGGCGAAGCGCTGGACATGGTCGAGGTACCGGCCAGCCACGTCGTCCGCGCGGTATTTGCCGAACCGGTGACCGAAATCGCCGGGGTCGCGGCACGCCTGCCGGCGATGCTCGACGATCTGGCGGCGCAATTGGCGCGGTCGGGTCTCGGTGCCACCGGCCTGCGGCTGACCGGTTGCCGCATCGATGGCTGCGTCACCAGCATCGGCGTCCGGATGGGGGCGTCGCGCGACACACGGCTGTGGCGGCGACTGATCGATACCGCAGGACTCGAGCATCTCGACCTCGGCTTCGGCATCGATGCGTTGGTCCTCGCGGCCTCCGGCACCGGCATCGTCGCCGAGGCCGACCGCGCCCTGCAGGACGAGGAAACCACGCGCGAGTCGCTGTCCGAGTTGATCGACCGGCTGTCGGCACGGTTGCGGCGCGGCGCAGTCCGGGTTGCGCGTGGGGAGGCGAGCTGGCTGCCTGAGCGTGCCGAACGCTGGCACCCGGCGCAGGGCAGCCGGCTCGACCAGGTGGGCCCCTCGGATCCGTCCGCGATTCCACGCCCGCTGATCATCCTCGATCCACCCGAGATCATCGAGGCGACGGCGCTCGTACCCCACGGCGCGCCGGTCCAGTTCCGCTGGCGGCGGCTGGTGCGCCGTGTGGCGCGGGTCGAAGGCCCCGAACGCATCGCCCCCGAGTGGTGGCGGGGCCCGCCATCGGCGCGGACCCGCGACTATTACCGGGTCGAGGACACCGAGGGGCAGCGTTTCTGGCTGTTCCGCGAAGGCCTGTACGACAGCGGTGACACCATCGACGCCACGCCCCCGGCATGGTGGCTACACGGCGTCTTCGCGTGA